The following coding sequences lie in one Alloacidobacterium dinghuense genomic window:
- a CDS encoding AAA family ATPase produces the protein MRSELDPSWAARPLELIHDHGKPALLIEDHGGEVLARLLGKPWELDLFLRVAIGITAALGRLHQRGLFHRDIKPANVFVNTSTGEAWLSGFGLASRLPRERQTPEAPETIAGTLAYMAPEQTGRTNRSIDSRSDLYSLGVTLYQLLTGSLPFIASDPMVWVHCHIARRPVSPSERLDKIPIAVSQIIMRLLAKTAEERYQTATGLESDLRRCLAEWEAHRHVVEFPLGQHDTPDRLLIPENLYGREREVDALLAAFDRVVKGGAPELVLVSGYSGIGKSSVVNELHMVVAPPRGLFASGKFDQYKRDIPYSTLVQAFQSLVRPLLGKSDAELAIWRGTFLEALEVNAQLMTDLIPELKLVIGDQAPVPELEPQQAQSRFQLVFRRFIGVFARPEHPLALFLDDLQWLDAATLDLLEDLLIRSDLRHLMLIGAYRDNEVDAAHPLTRKLEAIRQAGARVQEVRLAPLARDDLGQLIADALRCDPADAAPLVQLVHEKTAGNPFFVIQFLYSLAEEGLLRFDQDAAGWSWDLGRIRDKGYADNVVDLMLGKVTRLPAETKHALQQFACLGNVGTTPMLSAVLETTKEQVHAVLWPAVRQELIERLEGSYKFIHDRVQEAAYSLVPEALRAEVHLRIGRLLVTETPADKREEAIFEILNQLNRSAGLIISQEERDQLAELNLLAGKRAKGATAYASALTYLIAGGALLKDDCWERRRELIFALELNRAECEFLTGQLSVAEERLAALSNRTTTIVELAIVACLRMDVSTTLNLSGRAVAFCLDYLRHVGIEWSPRPTEEEMRREYERIWSLLGNRTIEDLIDLPLMQDPASLATVDVLIKVLPPAKQTDENLASLAICKAVSLSIEHGNCDASCVACEWLARIAGPHFGDYKAGYRFGHVGFELVERRGLKRYQASTHHCFAIFVARWTKHVRACVDLLRRTFELANRIGDLTYAAYVCHNLNSDLLFAGETLPQVQAEANHGLAFAETMRFGLVIDIITTQLALVRTLRGFTPKFGCFDDAQFNESSIEFDLSSGQRLATIACRYWIRKLQVRCIAGDYATAIDAASKAQPLLWTVSALFEEAEYHFYGALAQAACCDSAPAGERLQHLNAVAAHHKQLQVWAENCPENFENRDALVGAEIARIEGRVLDAEQLYEQAIHSAQANGFVHNEALADELAARFYAARGFEDIAHLYLRKARYGYLRWGADGKVRQLEEMYPHLRAEEPAPGPMSTIATQVKHLDLATVIKVSQAVSSEIVLEKLIHTLMRTAIEQAGAERGFLILPRGDELHILAEATTSGEDVTVHLRSAADSTAALPESVVRYVMRTREYVILDDATAQNPFSADPYVVQHHARSIICLPLVNQGKLNGIIYLENNLSTHVFTSDRITVLKVLASQAAISLENMRLYRDLEIREKKIRRLVDANILGITMWNVEGAIVASNEAFLRMVQYDHEDVALGRVRWRDMIPAEWRERSERVLAKVMQTGTAQPFESELFRKDGTRVPVLVAGALFEEGGNEGVAFALDLSEQKRAEEALRHSKNYLAEAQRLTHTGSWALDGTTREARYWSEEMFQIFGFDPQQGLPERDQWLQRIHPEDRDKVKRQASNRMFVQKVDSDVEYRIVLPDGTVKHIHGLAHPVLGPSDELIEVVGTVVDITERKHAEAARDRLRQLEADLAHINRVSTMGEMAASLAHEIKQPISAATTNAQISLWLLERDQLEIQELREAISAVVHSVRRAADIIDHVRSLSKKGTQDRVLVDLNQVIREIESLLEYESRPSSVAIRLNLSEHIAQVSGDRVQLQQVVMNLMLNAIEAMKDSGGELVVTSEQTDSGQVLISLSDTGVGLPDNKEDRIFEAFFSTKPQGTGMGLAISRSIVESHGGRLWAKGNPERGATFFLELPPHESEAA, from the coding sequence TTGCGGAGTGAGCTCGATCCAAGCTGGGCTGCACGGCCCCTGGAGCTCATTCATGACCACGGAAAACCTGCGCTGCTCATTGAAGATCACGGCGGGGAGGTGCTTGCGCGACTGCTCGGCAAACCGTGGGAACTGGACCTGTTTTTACGCGTTGCCATAGGCATAACAGCGGCGCTGGGGCGTCTGCATCAGCGCGGTCTGTTCCATAGAGACATCAAACCCGCAAACGTTTTTGTGAACACTTCGACCGGCGAAGCGTGGCTGTCAGGCTTTGGACTCGCTTCGCGCCTGCCGCGCGAGCGACAAACGCCCGAGGCGCCCGAAACAATCGCCGGCACGCTTGCCTATATGGCCCCCGAACAGACCGGGCGGACGAACCGCTCGATCGATTCCCGCAGCGACCTTTACTCTCTCGGCGTCACGCTGTACCAGTTACTTACCGGCTCGCTGCCGTTCATCGCGTCCGATCCGATGGTATGGGTTCACTGCCATATCGCCAGAAGACCGGTGTCGCCAAGCGAGCGATTGGACAAAATCCCAATCGCTGTCTCCCAAATCATCATGAGGCTGCTCGCCAAAACGGCCGAGGAGCGCTACCAGACTGCGACCGGCCTTGAGAGTGATCTACGGCGTTGTCTTGCCGAGTGGGAAGCTCACCGGCACGTCGTTGAGTTCCCGCTTGGCCAACATGACACCCCCGATCGGCTGCTGATCCCCGAGAATCTGTACGGCAGGGAACGCGAGGTCGACGCCTTGCTCGCGGCGTTCGACCGCGTGGTCAAGGGCGGCGCGCCGGAATTGGTGCTCGTCTCGGGATATTCCGGTATTGGAAAATCCTCTGTCGTCAATGAGCTGCACATGGTGGTTGCTCCACCGCGAGGACTCTTCGCCTCAGGCAAGTTCGATCAGTACAAGCGCGACATTCCCTATTCGACCCTGGTGCAGGCATTTCAAAGCCTTGTGCGACCTCTTCTCGGCAAGAGCGACGCCGAACTGGCGATCTGGCGCGGCACGTTTCTGGAGGCGCTCGAGGTGAATGCACAGCTCATGACCGACCTCATCCCCGAACTGAAGCTCGTCATCGGAGACCAGGCGCCGGTCCCGGAGCTTGAGCCTCAGCAAGCGCAAAGCCGTTTCCAGCTCGTTTTCCGGCGCTTCATTGGCGTATTCGCCCGGCCGGAACATCCGCTAGCGCTGTTTCTCGACGATTTGCAGTGGCTCGACGCCGCGACCCTCGACCTGCTGGAGGATCTGCTGATCCGGTCGGATTTGCGACATCTGATGTTAATCGGCGCTTACCGCGACAATGAAGTTGATGCCGCTCATCCATTGACGCGTAAGCTCGAAGCGATCCGCCAAGCCGGAGCGCGGGTGCAGGAAGTTCGCCTAGCGCCGCTCGCTCGTGACGACCTTGGACAGTTGATCGCCGATGCGCTTCGCTGCGATCCGGCCGACGCTGCGCCGCTGGTGCAACTAGTGCATGAAAAGACCGCCGGCAATCCCTTCTTCGTGATCCAGTTTCTTTACTCGCTCGCGGAAGAGGGATTGCTTCGCTTCGATCAGGACGCGGCGGGCTGGTCCTGGGATCTCGGTCGCATTCGCGACAAGGGTTATGCCGACAATGTCGTAGACCTCATGCTGGGCAAGGTGACCCGCTTGCCGGCCGAAACGAAGCACGCGTTGCAGCAGTTCGCCTGTCTCGGCAACGTTGGTACGACCCCGATGCTTTCGGCCGTTCTGGAGACCACCAAGGAGCAGGTGCATGCGGTTCTGTGGCCGGCAGTCCGTCAGGAACTGATCGAGCGCCTGGAAGGGTCTTACAAATTTATTCACGACCGGGTACAGGAGGCCGCCTATTCGCTAGTCCCAGAAGCGTTGCGCGCTGAGGTCCATCTCCGGATAGGAAGGCTGCTGGTGACGGAAACGCCCGCCGACAAACGGGAGGAGGCGATCTTCGAGATCCTCAATCAGCTCAACCGCAGCGCTGGACTGATTATCTCGCAAGAGGAACGGGACCAACTCGCCGAGCTCAACCTGCTCGCTGGCAAACGCGCCAAGGGAGCTACTGCCTATGCCTCAGCGCTCACCTATCTCATCGCCGGTGGGGCGCTATTGAAGGACGATTGTTGGGAGCGCAGGCGCGAGCTGATCTTTGCGCTGGAGTTGAACCGCGCCGAATGCGAATTCTTGACCGGCCAGTTGTCGGTCGCAGAGGAGCGATTGGCTGCGCTGTCCAATCGCACCACGACAATAGTCGAATTAGCAATCGTCGCGTGCTTGCGCATGGATGTCTCCACGACCCTCAATCTTAGTGGCCGTGCGGTTGCTTTTTGTCTCGATTACCTCAGGCATGTCGGTATCGAGTGGTCCCCCCGCCCGACAGAGGAAGAGATGCGGCGCGAATACGAGCGCATCTGGTCACTGCTCGGGAACCGCACCATTGAGGATCTCATCGATTTGCCTCTGATGCAGGACCCCGCCTCCCTCGCCACGGTCGATGTTCTGATTAAGGTTTTGCCGCCAGCTAAGCAGACCGACGAGAACTTGGCTTCCTTGGCGATCTGCAAGGCGGTCAGTCTTAGCATCGAGCACGGCAACTGCGATGCGTCCTGTGTCGCCTGCGAATGGCTCGCCAGGATTGCCGGACCGCATTTCGGCGACTACAAGGCTGGATATCGATTCGGCCATGTCGGCTTTGAGCTCGTCGAACGACGCGGACTAAAACGCTATCAGGCGAGCACCCATCATTGCTTCGCGATTTTCGTCGCACGCTGGACGAAACACGTGCGGGCTTGCGTTGATCTCCTGCGCCGTACTTTCGAACTGGCCAACCGAATCGGAGACCTCACCTATGCTGCCTACGTGTGCCACAATCTCAACTCGGACCTCCTCTTCGCGGGCGAAACGCTTCCTCAAGTGCAAGCTGAAGCCAACCATGGCCTCGCGTTTGCCGAGACAATGCGGTTCGGCCTAGTGATTGACATCATCACAACGCAACTCGCGCTTGTTCGGACGCTCCGCGGCTTCACCCCGAAATTCGGGTGTTTCGACGACGCGCAGTTCAATGAGAGTTCCATCGAATTCGATTTGTCGAGCGGCCAGCGCTTGGCGACCATTGCGTGTCGTTACTGGATCCGGAAATTGCAGGTTCGCTGTATTGCGGGCGACTATGCGACGGCCATCGACGCCGCATCGAAAGCACAACCGCTTCTCTGGACCGTATCCGCATTGTTTGAGGAAGCCGAATATCACTTTTACGGTGCGCTGGCCCAAGCCGCCTGTTGCGATTCAGCACCGGCCGGCGAGCGGTTGCAGCACCTGAACGCCGTTGCTGCGCATCACAAGCAGCTACAGGTCTGGGCGGAGAACTGCCCGGAGAACTTCGAAAACCGCGACGCACTAGTCGGCGCCGAGATCGCCCGCATCGAAGGCCGCGTGCTTGATGCCGAACAGCTGTACGAGCAGGCCATCCACTCGGCCCAGGCAAACGGCTTTGTTCACAATGAGGCGCTTGCCGACGAGCTCGCCGCGCGGTTCTACGCGGCGCGGGGATTCGAGGACATCGCACATCTGTACTTGAGGAAGGCTCGTTACGGCTACCTGCGTTGGGGAGCCGACGGAAAGGTGCGACAACTCGAGGAGATGTACCCGCACCTTAGGGCGGAAGAGCCCGCGCCCGGCCCGATGAGCACGATCGCGACGCAGGTCAAACACCTCGACCTCGCAACCGTGATCAAGGTGTCGCAGGCGGTTTCTAGTGAGATTGTCCTGGAAAAACTGATCCATACGCTCATGCGCACGGCGATTGAGCAGGCCGGTGCTGAACGAGGTTTCCTGATTCTTCCGCGAGGGGATGAGCTGCATATACTGGCAGAAGCGACCACTAGTGGAGAGGATGTAACCGTCCATCTGCGAAGTGCCGCCGACAGCACAGCCGCTTTGCCGGAATCCGTCGTTCGCTACGTTATGCGCACTCGCGAGTACGTTATTCTCGACGATGCTACCGCACAGAATCCGTTTTCAGCCGACCCCTATGTTGTTCAGCACCATGCGCGTTCCATTATCTGCTTACCATTGGTTAACCAGGGCAAGCTCAACGGGATCATTTACCTCGAAAACAATCTGAGCACCCATGTTTTCACTTCCGACCGGATCACCGTTCTGAAGGTGCTTGCGTCGCAAGCGGCCATCTCACTCGAGAATATGCGACTGTACCGCGATCTCGAGATTCGTGAAAAAAAGATCCGGCGCCTGGTCGATGCCAACATCCTGGGAATCACCATGTGGAATGTCGAGGGTGCTATCGTCGCGTCCAATGAAGCCTTTCTCCGCATGGTGCAATACGACCATGAAGATGTCGCCTTGGGTCGTGTGCGCTGGAGGGACATGATACCTGCGGAATGGCGCGAGCGGAGTGAGCGCGTGTTGGCAAAAGTAATGCAAACCGGGACCGCACAGCCCTTTGAGTCAGAGTTGTTCCGGAAGGATGGCACCCGCGTGCCCGTGCTGGTCGCCGGCGCGCTGTTCGAAGAAGGTGGCAACGAGGGCGTTGCCTTCGCCCTTGATTTGAGCGAGCAGAAGCGCGCCGAGGAAGCCCTGCGGCACAGCAAAAACTACCTCGCCGAAGCGCAGAGGCTGACCCACACGGGCAGTTGGGCCCTCGATGGCACAACTCGCGAGGCCCGGTACTGGTCCGAGGAAATGTTCCAAATCTTCGGATTTGATCCACAACAGGGCCTTCCAGAGCGGGACCAATGGCTGCAGCGAATACACCCAGAAGATCGTGATAAGGTCAAGCGGCAGGCCAGCAATAGGATGTTCGTCCAGAAGGTAGATTCCGACGTCGAATACAGAATCGTCCTACCCGACGGGACGGTCAAACACATTCACGGCCTAGCCCACCCAGTATTGGGTCCCAGTGACGAGCTTATTGAAGTGGTTGGCACGGTCGTCGATATCACGGAGCGTAAACATGCCGAAGCGGCGCGCGATAGGCTGCGCCAGCTTGAAGCAGATCTCGCACACATCAACCGTGTGAGCACCATGGGGGAGATGGCTGCTTCGTTGGCGCACGAGATCAAACAACCGATTTCCGCAGCGACAACCAACGCGCAAATTAGTTTGTGGCTGCTCGAGCGAGACCAGTTGGAGATTCAGGAACTCCGGGAGGCCATCTCGGCCGTCGTGCATTCGGTCAGACGCGCCGCCGACATTATCGACCACGTGCGCTCGCTCTCTAAGAAGGGCACTCAGGATCGAGTGCTCGTTGATCTCAACCAAGTCATTCGCGAAATTGAATCTCTACTTGAGTATGAATCCAGGCCATCTTCCGTAGCGATCAGGCTGAATCTTTCGGAGCACATTGCACAGGTCAGTGGCGACCGGGTGCAATTGCAGCAAGTCGTCATGAATCTCATGCTCAATGCTATTGAAGCCATGAAAGACTCAGGTGGCGAACTCGTCGTAACCTCGGAGCAAACCGATAGTGGGCAAGTCCTGATCTCATTGAGTGACACCGGTGTAGGACTACCAGACAATAAGGAAGATCGCATCTTCGAGGCATTTTTTTCTACTAAACCCCAAGGCACCGGAATGGGGCTCGCAATCAGCCGGTCGATTGTCGAGTCCCATGGCGGCCGGTTGTGGGCGAAGGGGAATCCAGAACGCGGAGCTACATTTTTCCTTGAACTTCCTCCGCATGAATCAGAGGCCGCATGA